The Veillonellaceae bacterium DNA segment AAATAAACTTCTTGTGTCAATATTATCGTATTGAACAACTGTTACGAATCTCTATCAATGTTGATTAGAATTTGGCTGTTGATTATTCTCATGCCCATTTCCTGCAAATTCATTGGCTAATGGGAAAGGAAACTGAACATACGTACTTGGCACCTCGCCAACAACTACATACTCAGCAATTGGCACTTGGGTATTAACCATTACACTTTTACTTACAAGTGGAACCACAATTCTTATTTGGGTAGTCGTTACTAAGTAAACCATATGCCGCGTTTGGTTAATACCGGCTTGTTCAAAATTATCTACTACTTTAACCTGTACTGTTCCGATTGGAATGATTGTTACAGTAATTTTGGGCCCCATACTGGCTAAAAGTTGACTGCCTAAAACTTGACCAATCGGAATACTGATTTTTTCATGACCAATCTGTTTTAATACCTCTTGGACTTTAATAGTTGTATCAGCTGCTAGTTTATTAAACTCCATTGTATTAGGCTGAATTAATACAACTCTGCCCCGACTGTCAACTTTCACAATCACTAGAGTCTGTGGATCAATACTGCGGCTTACATAGTCATTAATTACATTATTTATAGCCTCTGTCGCAATTAATGTAGCCTTTGCCTCAGCAATAGCTAGAAGCGTTGGCTTTAAATTAGTCTCCATCACCCAGAAGCTATATACAAATAACGATATAATCAATATCAATGCCAAAGTCATCGTTGGTATTTTTCGCTTTTTACGCACCGCAAATCTCATCAATACTTCCTCCCCAGATTGCAGATTGCTCACTGAGTAGACTTAAAGTTTTAGGCTCATTCATTATATGGCCCACGTTGATTATTTGTGAATAAAAAAAATTGCGACCTTTTGGTAGCAACTCTTATTTTATGCTGAGAAGACAATTTTCGGCAAGCCTTCGCTTACCATTTTTGAATTGACAAAGCGTTGATTTTTTCAATTAGTTCGCTTTGGGGGCAGGATTTCCGCTATATCGCGTTTAATTAATTTTAACTGCTGATCCAGAAGTACATACAGTACCTCCAAAGTAAATTCAAAAGCAAATATTTACAATTTTAGCCGATTATATAATGTCGCTAAAATTCTAAAGGATTCTATAATCAATAACACTATCGACTTTTTATGATATAATAACCTTTATATGATTCATAGTAGGAGGATGACCATGCAGAATGATAACAGCGGCGCTCGAAGAAAAGGCAGTCGCTCTTCGAAGAAGTCTCGCTTTAATATTACTCTTATTTTGCTTACCGTAATTATTGTCCTTGTAACTGGCGCCGGACTTGGTTTCATAGCAGCTAGTTTTAGTACCCTCCCTAGCTTAAAAGGCGATATTCGTCCAGCTGCTGCTTCGCAGATTTATGATATTAATGGCAAGTTAATCGCTACAACCAAATCAGTTGAAAACCGTATTCCGGTACCGATAAGCAAAGTGCCAAAGAATTTGCAGCATGCTTTTGTTGCGGTTGAGGACGTTCGTTTCTATCAACATGCCGGTATTGATCCGCGAGGAATCCTGCGTGCGGCTTGGTCTAATCTAGCTAATCGTGGCGTTTCTGAGGGTGGTAGCACAATTACACAGCAGTTGGCAAAGAACGCTTTACTGTCACAAGAACGTACACTAAAGCGAAAAATCCAAGAAGCTTTTTTAGCTATACAAATTGAACGCCAATATACAAAGAATGAAATTTTAGAACTCTATCTGAACCAAATATATTTCGGCCAAGGCGCATATGGAGTTCAAGCTGCTGCCCATGTATACTTCGGAAAGAACGTTGAAGATTTGACTCTTGCCGAAAGCGCAATGCTAGCTGGCATACCAAAAAGTCCTAATTATTTCTCGCCTTTTAACAACTTGAAGGCAGCAACCGAACGCCAGCATACAGTCCTTGATCAAATGGTTAAATATGAATATATTGACCAAACAACTGCAAATAAGGCAAAAAATACAAAACTAAAATTAGCAGCACGTTCTGGCTCAGGAGGTAACTCATCAACTGCGTCTTACTTTGTAGACTACGTCACACAGCAAGTAATGGAAAAGTATGGGGCCGATTCAGTCTACAAAGATGGCTTAAAAATTTATACTACGCTTGACTACGATATGCAAATTGCGGCAGAGCAAGCTATGAGCAAACTACCGGCAGCAAGGAAAGATAGTAATGGTATAAAACAGCCACAAGGGGCTTTAGTGGCAATAGATCCTCATAATGGCCATATAAAGGCTATGGTTGGAGGCCGCGGCGACGATGAATTTAATCGCGCTGTTATGGCTGAGCGCCAGCCAGGTTCTGCATTTAAACCGTTTGTCTTTCTAGCAGCAATAGAAAGCGGGTTAGATTCTGCTTCAATAATTAGTGATACTCCTGTTACATTCGGCGACTGGTCACCACAGAACTATAACGGCAAGTTTAATGGCAACGTTACACTCAGAACGGCAGTAGAGCGTTCACTTAATGTTCCGGCAGTAAAATTAGCCCAGCAAGTAGGCGTTGACAAACCGCTTTACTATGCGCAGCAGCTCGGAATTTCAACCCTAGTCCTTCAAGGTTCTATCAACGATAGAAATCTTGCCTCTTCTTTAGGTGGCTTAACTCGGGGTGTAACACCACTAGAAATAGCTAGCGCCTTTGGCGTTATAGCCAACCAGGGCGTAAAAGCTGAACCGATTGCAATCATTAAAATACTTGATCGCAATGGTAAAGTTCTTGAGCAGCGTACAACTAGGGAAAAAGCTGTAATTAGCGAACGAAGTGCATATATATTACTTGACATGATGCGCGGTGTTATCACAAAAGGTACTGGTACTGCCGCCAACATCGGCCGGCCAGCGGCAGGTAAAACAGGTACTACTAATGATTACAAAGATGCATGGTTTGTTGGTTTTACTCCCGATATCGTGGCATCAGTCTGGATTGGGTATGACAATGATGGATATTTAAATGGAATAACCGGAGGAACTATACCAGCGGATATCTGGCGTTCTTTTATGATTAACGCATGTTCCAAACTCCCCGTAAGAGACTTTATTAAGCCCGCCGGCTTGATTATACCAGAACCTCCTAAGCTCGATGAAAAAACTGATAAAGAAACCGATAAAGAAACCGATGACCCCGCTAAGGCAGATAATAAATCACCACAGACTAAGAAAAAAGACGAGAAAGATAGTAAACAGAAAGATAAAGATTTGGAAGTAAAACCCGAGCTGAATGATTCCAAAGACAAAGCTTTGCCGCCCCCGCCAAAACCGGAAAAGGCTAAATTACCGAAGACAGCAGAAAAGTCTGATGATAACAAAAAATAATTTAAAAAAACACGCGTTTTTACGCGTGTTTTTTTTGTTATTGCATATACATTACTATAAACCAGTCGGAGAATCGTCTTCAAAGAAGAACAGTAGGATTATAATTATAATGATAATCCAGATTCCACTACCATTGCCGAACCCACAGCCGCCAAATCCACGAGCCATAATTAATCCTCCTCTCTTTGTTTTCTTCTCAATATTCTTTTTACTTTAATATATGGAGCTACCTAGCATAGGGTTACACCTATAGCTTACTTAAGGAAATACGTTTTCGGCCTCTCCATGCCTTAAGTATCCATGATTATGATAAAGTAGTGTCTTCTTCAGCAAAGAAGAACAGCAGGATAATGATTATAATGATAATCCACCAAGATCCTCCTCCAAATCCACCACAGCCTCTTACCATAACATTACCCCCTTAAGTGTATCTTTTAGGGCGTACTGCCCGCCCTTCTAGTTTAATATATGGATTAAAATATCGAAGTGTTACTGAGCCATTAGTACATTTTTACTGCAATAGCTTTCTAATATGTTTTGGAGCCTCAGAAGCGGCCCTTACTGACTGCATGGTATTTGTCAAGACATCAGTTATCCCGCGAATAGCCTCAATTTTAGTTGTCATAGTGTCAATTCTTCTATCCATCCTAACGTTATCAGATGCCAATGTAAGTATGATGACCAATACTTGAAAAGTAAAGTTAGGATTGTTAACTATTTTTCTAATAAACCCCATATTGCTACTAACTACTGGTTTAGCTATTTTAATCTCTTCCCCATTAGTTTCAGTTAAAAATTCAGACGTACTATTCACATTCTCATTGCTGACACGTTTTAACTTCCGAATATGCTTACGCCTTAATCTCATAATAATCACCCCGTTCTTTGATTAATCTATTCTATTTTAATATATGATCTAAGGTTCCATGATGGTCCAGTTTCTAGGTTGGACACACACAATTTTGGAATGAATGAATAAACTACATAAATTATACGAGATAGAGAAATTAGGAGGGATTCGAATTGTTAGAGCAGGTCGGAAATATGATGGAAATGGTAAAAAAAATTCAACAAAATGTTGAAGAAGTACAAAGCCGTCTAAAAGATGAAAGAGTAGAAGTTTCAACTGGAGATGTAATTAAAATAATAATGAATGGACAACAAGAAGTTGTATCTATCGAATTAAATAGCAAATACTTATCTGCAGGAAATGCTGCTTTACTGCAAGACCTACTAGTAACAACAGTAAATAACGCACTAACAAAGTCCCGCGAACTCAATCAGGTGGCTATGAGCAAATTGGCCGGCGATTTAAACTTGCCCAAAATTCCTGGCCTATTTTAAGGAGGAGGCACAATGTCCGGAGCTATTCCCGAAAAGTCTTTAATGCAGATAATTACTCAAACAATTGATACTTTTACTACTGATGGGAAAAATTACGATACACTTATAAACGTTCTTTCTCTAATTTGCCTAATTACAATCTTGAACAGAAACCACTCTCAACCAGCACAAGTGACAGCAACGGCTGCCGGAAATCCATTGCAAAAGCTATTAGGCGAACTAACCAAGGGAGATGGTCATTCTGGAGGCCCTTCCCCAGATATGCTTATGTCTCTCTTACCACTACTTAACAACCCACAGTTAAAATCTAAGTTAAATCCGTCTAATATTGCTGCAATTATGGGGTTAATAAACAGTATGGGCGGAAATACCAGTGACAAGCAAGAACAGGCTAAGCCGGAAAAGAACACTTCAAAACCAGAAACGAAACAAGATGATCCTACAGCCGCTACTGTAACTGCCTCGGCTCCAGTTCCTCCAGCGGCGGCTGTCATAACCCCAACTGAATCTTCGGTCCAGGTCACAGAAACTGAAGATACAGATCGAAAAGGGTTAGGACGTTATCTTAATTGGAAAACTAATTTTTAAAAACGAAAACGGGCTGTATACATTACGTTTTGTATACAGCCCGTTTTTCGTACTATAAAAGCTTAACAACAGTTGCTCCATCGCCACCCTCATTGACTTCACCTATACTTATATCTCTGACAGCTCGATGATGTTTTAAATATGTTCGTACTCCCTTGCGAAGTGCACCCGTACCTTTTCCATGAATTACAATGACCTGAGTGAGACCATTTAGAACAGCATCATCTAAAAATTTATCCAGAATTGTTTCTGCTTCTTCTACTGTTGTTCCCCTAATGTCTATTTGCCTAGCTATATCCCTAATAGCACTTGAGGAATAACTGTTAGATGTTGCTAGTTTATAACTTTTAGCCCTATCTTGTTTGCTTTCTTCACTAATTATACAAGCAGTTAACGGAACAGTAGCTTTTAGAATTCCAACCTGAACATTAACCTCTTCATCACCTACAGTCAGAACTGTTCCTTTCTGTCTTAGTGTAGTAATATACACTGATGTTCCAGGTTTGAGCAATTCTTTGCTGGGCGGCCTTACAACATCCTCCTCAACACTTATATCGCTCAAGCTGCTTTTTAATCTCTGGCGAGCTTTGTCTATTGCCTGTTGGCGCTCTTTTGCCTGGTTTACATTGAACTGTGCTTTTAGTTCATCGATAATATCTGCAGCCTCACGTCTTGCATTACGCAAAATTAGAGCTGCCTCATCACGCGCCTTGGCCAAAACTGAATTCTTATTTTCGCGAAGATTTTGCACTTCAAGCTGTAGACTTTCTTGATCGGACAAAAGTCGCTGTCGTTCAAGACTTACTTGATCATACATTTGGTTATAAGCACGTTTTTTCGCCTCAAGATCATTGAGCAAGGTCTCTAGATCAGTGTGTTCTTTACTAAGTAATGCTTTTGCCCTTTCAATTATATCCCCTGAAAGCCCCAGCCGACGGCTTATTGCAAAAGCATTGCTTCCGCCAGGAACACCTAGTAGCAGACGATAAGTAGGCCGCAATGTTTGTATATCAAATTCTACGCTTGCATTCTCGATTCCATGTCTAGAATAAGCAAATGTTTTAAGTTCACTATAGTGGGTTGTTACCATTACTCTGGTATCGAGCTTCAGTAAATGCTCAAGGATCGACATAGCCAAGGCAGCGCCTTCTTGAGGATCAGTACCGGCACCAATCTCATCAATTAGTACTAAGTCATTATTAGAAACTCGCGATAATATTTTTACTAAATTTGTCATATGCGCCGAAAAGGTGCTCAAACTCTGTTCTATACTTTGTTCGTCCCCAATATCAGCATAAATATTGTTAAATATCGGCATTTGAGACTCAACGGCAGCAGGAATATAAAGACCAGCTTGAACCATCATAGAAAATAACCCTAATGTCTTTAACGATACAGTCTTGCCGCCAGTATTGGGACCCGTAATTATTAAAATATTAAATTTTTTACCAAGGGAAATATCAATAGGCACAACAACTTCAGTATCAATAAGCGGATGCCGCGCCTGCCGCAATTCCACAACCCCATTGGAGTTAATCATGGGTTTTGTAGCTTTCATATCAATGCTAAGTCTAGCCTTGGCACAAAGCAAATCTATTTTCGCCAACACAGTGCAATTAACCAATAGCGCTGCCGATATTTCGGATATTTTACCGCTAATCATCCGCAGGATACGTTCTACCTCTGACTTTTCAGCAGACATCAGTTGCTTTATATCATTGTTCAGATTAACAATAGCAAGCGGCTCAATAAACACCGTCGCTCCACTTGCAGATTGATCATGAACTATCCCCGGAAAGCTGCTCCGATATTCCTGTTTTATAGGAATAACGTAACGGTCACCGCGAACAGTTACCAAAGTATCTTGAAATAGTTTTTGATATTCACTGGATCGAAGTATACTGTCTAACTTCTCTTTTACTCTTAGCTGCAAATTCCTAATCTCTCGTCTTAGGCGAGTTAATTCTGTACTTGCATCATCTCGGATAGTACCGTGTTCACTGATAGTGTTTTCAATGAGACTCTCAATATAAGGTAATACTGTAACCTGTTCAACTAACGCTGATAATAGACTTATTTCAGCAGGCAACCCTTTAAAAAATACCTTCAGCCTTCTTCCGGCATAAAGAGTACTTCCGATAGCTAATAATTCATCAGGCTCTAATATTGCCTCTAATTGTGCCCGTCTGACTATCCCTCTAATATCACGAATTCCACCTAAAGGGATATTTGGGTATTCGTCAAGAATACGCCTAGCCTCCTCAGTCTCTTTAATTCTAGTTTGAACCTCGGAGTAATCGCTTACAGGTATAAGCTGGTAGGCCAATTCCTTGCCCATTGCTGAACTAGTCCTGCTAGCCAACATTTCTTGCACCTTATTATACTCTAGCGTACGTAAAACTGATAAATCCATCTAATTCTCCCTTATAGAACTCCTCTAAAATAGTGACCTCTAGTTATATCATTCTCGTAACGTTCAAGCAAACCACTATTAGTAAAAACAGGATGTTTCTGACCCTGATCCAAAATATCGCGATAAAGCTTAGTCACCTTACCTATATATTCGACTGTACCTTGCTTCCCTTCAATACGGATTCTGTTTACTCCGATTTCGCCAAACTTAGGCGTATGAGGAATCATACTAAGCTCTTTAGAGTTAAGCACATGCATACGACAATACTGATCAGTGACCAACGGGAATTTTATGCCCTTTCTGTCTTTTAACATATATTGACCGCGCTGACATGCTTGATTACATTGCCCTTTGTGCAACCCGCCAAGATAGCTCCCCATTGTACAGTACTCGGTTACCATCAGTTCCATAAAGCCGTGGACTAAGCATTCTGTTAAAAGCTCACTGCGCCCTACTATGCGTTCAACTTGGGACAAAGTTAATTCTGGCGATAATGTAATACTATTAAATCCTAGCCCTTGGCAAAACTCTACTGCCGCACTGTTATAGATGTTGAGAGAATAATCGCCATGCAACTTTAAATTTAGGTCCCTTGTTAGCTCCAACGTGCCGATATTTAATACACTAACTGCGTCAGGCTCAAGTTCTTTGAAAAGTTCCAAATTACGCCGAACAGCATCTTTCTGCCATTCTTTAATTATGCGAGGTGTTGATAAAATAACTTCCTTTTCTTTTTCACGGGCTAAAGCTACAACTCGCTTATAATCATCATCTGTAGTAGCTTTATGATTATAAGAATCTCCGCCAAACATTATAATGTCAGCACCATTTTCGAGACAGCTAATCGCTTTTTCGACAGTATCGACATTTACAGTTAAATAAGGTTTAGCAGGCTTCTTTACCTTAGAAGTATTTACTTGCGAGTAAAAGCCTATATTTAAATCATCGTTCTCCAGTAACGGACGTCTAAATTTAGCTAAACGAGCTTCCTCCAGTTCTTTAATCGCTCTTCTTCTGGCATCATTAATTTCACTTAAAGGTACCATTACTGGGTCTTCTATCTCACATGTTAGGTTAGCTAACTTAAACATAGTATTACCTAACCGATCAATTTGCTTTGTGATAGTATCAACAGTCAATGGTCGTTTCAATGCAGGCTCAGCAATAAACTCTGTACTCACCTTACTATTATATCCGTCAGCATCAGTTAGCGAAATTATCATTGGCCGCCCTGCAGAAACTTTAACTTCCGCATTTATAGCTATACGCGTCTTCTCATTATGCTCAAAAAAACCGCGTGCACGATCCATTAACTTAGCGTCAAAAACTTTAAAAACTCGATCATTAGCTTTTACTGGAGAGGAAAGCGGTAAAACTACCTCTTTTCGAGCAGGAGCATAAGTTGTTTCCTGCCCGTCAACTATAATTTTAGAAACAGTAGCGCTTACTCGTCCGCCAACCTTTACCCAAAAGTCCAATATATCATTTTGGGATAAGGGTTCGTCCAGCTTTATTGTTACTGTTTTTTTTCGGCTATCATACTGAAGAACGCGGCCTATTCGCACACCGCGGTTATTAGGTCGGCGGTCACTCATCATAAGATGGCCCTGTTTTCCTTTAAGATATGCCGTCGTAAAGTCTCTGTTAAAGATTTGTGCTAAATCTTTTATATCTTGTTGGTCAATTTCATAGTTCCCAGGACTCGCTAAGTAAGAATCTATTGCCCTGCGATATGTATCAACAACAACCGCAACATATTCGGGACGTTTCATACGACCTTCAATTTTGAAAGATTTAACCCCTGCCTGAATAAATTCTGGTATTAACCCCAAAGTATTTAAGTCCTTAGGGCTTAATAAATATTCACCAACGTCTGATCCAGCTAGTACCTCATTATTGTTATCATCTATTAGTGTATATGGTAAACGGCATGGTTGTGCACAACGTCCTCTATTTCCGCTTCTTCCACCAATCATGCTGCTCATCAGACACTGACCAGAATAAGAAATGCATAGCGCCCCATGGACAAATGTTTCGATTTCCGTATCTGTTTTTTCGCAAATGGTCTGAATATCAGAAAGGGATACTTCCCGCGCTAAGACAATTCTTTTAAATCCTAACTCAGTTAGTAATTTTACACCCTCTAAATTATGAATGGTCATCTGCGTACTTGCATGGATAGGCAGGCTAGGAACAACCTCTTTTGCAACTTTTGCAACACCAACGTCCTGCACTATAATTGCATCTACACTGATTTCGTATAAATACCTCAAGTATCTTACAAGTTCTGGTAACTCACTATCATCAACTAAGGTGTTCACGGTAACATAAACCAGAACATTTCGCAGATGAGAAAACCGAACAGCGTCAGCTAATTCCTCATCAGCAAAATTAGATGCATAGGCTCGCGCGCCAAAAGATTTACCTGCCAGATAAACGGCGTCTGCACCAGCTTCAACGGCCGCAATTAAGGCTTCTTTATTTCCTACCGGAGCTAATAGTTCTACCATTGCAACATCTCCTTCGTTATCCACGAGCCTCTGCCCCAAAGACTCCCTCACAATTAAAAGAAGAAGGGAATCCCCCTTCCTCTAGTGCAAATCTTTACTCGTATTGATTTCTTGCTCTTTGTTCGGGGACTTATTAATAGTTTGCTGTTTCACATATTCTGATAAAACATGAACATCAGCCATTAATTGCTCTAACTTAGCTAGCTTTTCCCCCATCGGACTTAACGGATTATCCATCAGATTACTAAAGTAGTTGGCAAAGTCTTCCTTCGTAAGCGGCTCTTTTTCAGTCTTGCGAATTAGTGAAAAAGAACCACAACTTTCCAAACGCGCCAACTTAATATCCTTTAAATTAGTCATATCCATACCCTGGCGATGCAGTTCTTGTCGCAAATCATCGTAGTTAAAACTTGTTTTAGCAAAGTTCTCGCGAATAATCTGACCATCTTTAATTAAAGTAACAGGAGTTCCTTCAAACCACTTTCTTAAAGTTGTGCTTTTGAGCGCTAAATAGGAAATTAGTTGTTGCAAAACAAGCAAAGCTAATAATCCTTCTATCCCCGCAATTATTGTCTGAGATCTATCCATTGATGCAGTGACGATTATATCGCCTATTCCTACCATTAAAACAAAATCGAAAGGCGAAAATTGCCCAACTGTCCGATTACCCATTAAACGAACGACAACAAGAGCTACACCAAGCAGGATAATCATATGTAACAAAACTTGTCCGAGCTCAGCAATATCCACCACACATCCCCCTTTAACTATATTATTGGTTGGGGGAGTATTTTTTATTTAACTTCTTTGACCATTTGTACGATTTGATTAAAATCATTCTCTAAACGCAGGTAATCGTCCGCAAGGTTTAACGCGGCCAATACAGCTATCTTCGTAGGGGAGAGAAAAGCATTATTCTTTGCTATCTCTTTCATTTTTGCGTCAACTAACGCTGCAATCATTTTAACACGTTCAGCTTCAAGATCTCCTTTAAGCGCATATGATTCGCCATATACTTCAACTGTTACTTTACACTGCTTATCAGCCATATTTTCACCCAATATATCTAATGATTAGTATTAATTTCGACCTCTTAATTGCAAATCCTGCATTATTATTAAATTAAAAAACAGCTTATGCTAATGCATAAACTGCTTTTTAGCTTACGCCCCTTTACTTGCTTCCTCAGTCTTGTTAAGCGCGCTGTTGCGGTAGCTGTATACAAAGTATACTACAACGCCGAGTACTGACCAAATGCCAAAGCGCATCCAAGTATCTAACGGCAGATTATACATTAAATATCCACAGAACAATACAGCTAAAGGTGCTACTGCCCAAACAGCAGGACATCTAAACGGACGTTCAACATCCGGTTTAGTTATACGCATTACAGCAACCCCGACAGCCGCTACGCAGAAGGCGAATAGCGTGCCGATGTTAGTTAGTTCAGCAATGAGGCCTATTGGCAAG contains these protein-coding regions:
- a CDS encoding peptidase U32, with amino-acid sequence MVELLAPVGNKEALIAAVEAGADAVYLAGKSFGARAYASNFADEELADAVRFSHLRNVLVYVTVNTLVDDSELPELVRYLRYLYEISVDAIIVQDVGVAKVAKEVVPSLPIHASTQMTIHNLEGVKLLTELGFKRIVLAREVSLSDIQTICEKTDTEIETFVHGALCISYSGQCLMSSMIGGRSGNRGRCAQPCRLPYTLIDDNNNEVLAGSDVGEYLLSPKDLNTLGLIPEFIQAGVKSFKIEGRMKRPEYVAVVVDTYRRAIDSYLASPGNYEIDQQDIKDLAQIFNRDFTTAYLKGKQGHLMMSDRRPNNRGVRIGRVLQYDSRKKTVTIKLDEPLSQNDILDFWVKVGGRVSATVSKIIVDGQETTYAPARKEVVLPLSSPVKANDRVFKVFDAKLMDRARGFFEHNEKTRIAINAEVKVSAGRPMIISLTDADGYNSKVSTEFIAEPALKRPLTVDTITKQIDRLGNTMFKLANLTCEIEDPVMVPLSEINDARRRAIKELEEARLAKFRRPLLENDDLNIGFYSQVNTSKVKKPAKPYLTVNVDTVEKAISCLENGADIIMFGGDSYNHKATTDDDYKRVVALAREKEKEVILSTPRIIKEWQKDAVRRNLELFKELEPDAVSVLNIGTLELTRDLNLKLHGDYSLNIYNSAAVEFCQGLGFNSITLSPELTLSQVERIVGRSELLTECLVHGFMELMVTEYCTMGSYLGGLHKGQCNQACQRGQYMLKDRKGIKFPLVTDQYCRMHVLNSKELSMIPHTPKFGEIGVNRIRIEGKQGTVEYIGKVTKLYRDILDQGQKHPVFTNSGLLERYENDITRGHYFRGVL
- a CDS encoding YbaB/EbfC family nucleoid-associated protein; protein product: MLEQVGNMMEMVKKIQQNVEEVQSRLKDERVEVSTGDVIKIIMNGQQEVVSIELNSKYLSAGNAALLQDLLVTTVNNALTKSRELNQVAMSKLAGDLNLPKIPGLF
- the yunB gene encoding sporulation protein YunB, whose product is MRFAVRKKRKIPTMTLALILIISLFVYSFWVMETNLKPTLLAIAEAKATLIATEAINNVINDYVSRSIDPQTLVIVKVDSRGRVVLIQPNTMEFNKLAADTTIKVQEVLKQIGHEKISIPIGQVLGSQLLASMGPKITVTIIPIGTVQVKVVDNFEQAGINQTRHMVYLVTTTQIRIVVPLVSKSVMVNTQVPIAEYVVVGEVPSTYVQFPFPLANEFAGNGHENNQQPNSNQH
- the zapA gene encoding cell division protein ZapA, translated to MADKQCKVTVEVYGESYALKGDLEAERVKMIAALVDAKMKEIAKNNAFLSPTKIAVLAALNLADDYLRLENDFNQIVQMVKEVK
- a CDS encoding endonuclease MutS2, whose product is MDLSVLRTLEYNKVQEMLASRTSSAMGKELAYQLIPVSDYSEVQTRIKETEEARRILDEYPNIPLGGIRDIRGIVRRAQLEAILEPDELLAIGSTLYAGRRLKVFFKGLPAEISLLSALVEQVTVLPYIESLIENTISEHGTIRDDASTELTRLRREIRNLQLRVKEKLDSILRSSEYQKLFQDTLVTVRGDRYVIPIKQEYRSSFPGIVHDQSASGATVFIEPLAIVNLNNDIKQLMSAEKSEVERILRMISGKISEISAALLVNCTVLAKIDLLCAKARLSIDMKATKPMINSNGVVELRQARHPLIDTEVVVPIDISLGKKFNILIITGPNTGGKTVSLKTLGLFSMMVQAGLYIPAAVESQMPIFNNIYADIGDEQSIEQSLSTFSAHMTNLVKILSRVSNNDLVLIDEIGAGTDPQEGAALAMSILEHLLKLDTRVMVTTHYSELKTFAYSRHGIENASVEFDIQTLRPTYRLLLGVPGGSNAFAISRRLGLSGDIIERAKALLSKEHTDLETLLNDLEAKKRAYNQMYDQVSLERQRLLSDQESLQLEVQNLRENKNSVLAKARDEAALILRNARREAADIIDELKAQFNVNQAKERQQAIDKARQRLKSSLSDISVEEDVVRPPSKELLKPGTSVYITTLRQKGTVLTVGDEEVNVQVGILKATVPLTACIISEESKQDRAKSYKLATSNSYSSSAIRDIARQIDIRGTTVEEAETILDKFLDDAVLNGLTQVIVIHGKGTGALRKGVRTYLKHHRAVRDISIGEVNEGGDGATVVKLL
- a CDS encoding penicillin-binding protein 1A; translation: MQNDNSGARRKGSRSSKKSRFNITLILLTVIIVLVTGAGLGFIAASFSTLPSLKGDIRPAAASQIYDINGKLIATTKSVENRIPVPISKVPKNLQHAFVAVEDVRFYQHAGIDPRGILRAAWSNLANRGVSEGGSTITQQLAKNALLSQERTLKRKIQEAFLAIQIERQYTKNEILELYLNQIYFGQGAYGVQAAAHVYFGKNVEDLTLAESAMLAGIPKSPNYFSPFNNLKAATERQHTVLDQMVKYEYIDQTTANKAKNTKLKLAARSGSGGNSSTASYFVDYVTQQVMEKYGADSVYKDGLKIYTTLDYDMQIAAEQAMSKLPAARKDSNGIKQPQGALVAIDPHNGHIKAMVGGRGDDEFNRAVMAERQPGSAFKPFVFLAAIESGLDSASIISDTPVTFGDWSPQNYNGKFNGNVTLRTAVERSLNVPAVKLAQQVGVDKPLYYAQQLGISTLVLQGSINDRNLASSLGGLTRGVTPLEIASAFGVIANQGVKAEPIAIIKILDRNGKVLEQRTTREKAVISERSAYILLDMMRGVITKGTGTAANIGRPAAGKTGTTNDYKDAWFVGFTPDIVASVWIGYDNDGYLNGITGGTIPADIWRSFMINACSKLPVRDFIKPAGLIIPEPPKLDEKTDKETDKETDDPAKADNKSPQTKKKDEKDSKQKDKDLEVKPELNDSKDKALPPPPKPEKAKLPKTAEKSDDNKK
- a CDS encoding DUF421 domain-containing protein, translated to MVDIAELGQVLLHMIILLGVALVVVRLMGNRTVGQFSPFDFVLMVGIGDIIVTASMDRSQTIIAGIEGLLALLVLQQLISYLALKSTTLRKWFEGTPVTLIKDGQIIRENFAKTSFNYDDLRQELHRQGMDMTNLKDIKLARLESCGSFSLIRKTEKEPLTKEDFANYFSNLMDNPLSPMGEKLAKLEQLMADVHVLSEYVKQQTINKSPNKEQEINTSKDLH